A DNA window from Ralstonia solanacearum K60 contains the following coding sequences:
- a CDS encoding methyl-accepting chemotaxis protein, whose product MFRGMTIRLRLALMMVGIGALAVIVGTTGLIGMRHANTRVQDTYAVQLAGAAALADSDSRLLSLRIALDRAAMTLTAPDVDKTVERARMFLARSDAAWKRYRALPSTPDERKLADAADALRSVFLRDGAQVLMQAIQAGDAGRTGKTVMEAMRALYRPLGDKVAALSRMQMEIARASYEAGQREYDGLSALTAALLVGGIVGGGLLTRALRRSITVPLNRAIEQAEHITRGDLTHAIHVDRADETGRLLQALQRMQDGLQRMAGQVRAGSDSIASTTQQIAAGNADLSQRTEQQASSLEETASSMEQLTGMVKQNADHARQASSLAVNASDVAVKGGEVVCRVVETMAGVNDSSKKIADIIGVIEGIAFQTNILALNAAVEAARAGEQGRGFAVVAGEVRSLAQRSAGAAKEIKELISDSAGRVENGTTLVAEAGTVIDEVVVAVKRVTGIMGEISAASQAQSEGIAQVNLAVAQMDEVTQQTAVLVEQAAAAAMSLQEQADGLRGTVATFRTRVDAPAAAVTQPARPVAAVAKAPARGGGRARHPVRKAAVALPGTASRAASPSPAAAVSNTRQAAAKAVAQAPKKPVPKLVAAGGGESDWETF is encoded by the coding sequence ATGTTCCGCGGTATGACCATCCGGCTCCGTCTGGCGCTGATGATGGTGGGCATCGGTGCGCTCGCCGTCATCGTGGGGACCACCGGTCTGATCGGCATGCGCCATGCCAATACGCGCGTGCAGGACACCTATGCGGTGCAATTGGCGGGTGCCGCGGCACTGGCCGATTCCGATTCCCGCCTGCTGAGCTTGCGCATCGCGCTCGACCGCGCGGCCATGACTCTGACGGCGCCGGACGTGGACAAGACCGTCGAGCGCGCCCGGATGTTTCTCGCCAGGTCCGATGCGGCCTGGAAGCGCTACCGCGCCCTGCCGTCGACTCCCGATGAACGTAAGCTGGCCGACGCAGCCGATGCCCTGCGCAGCGTGTTCCTGCGCGACGGCGCCCAGGTACTGATGCAGGCCATCCAGGCCGGCGATGCCGGGCGCACCGGCAAGACCGTGATGGAGGCGATGCGGGCCCTGTACCGTCCGCTGGGCGACAAGGTGGCCGCGCTGTCGCGCATGCAGATGGAGATCGCCCGCGCCAGCTACGAGGCCGGCCAGCGCGAGTACGATGGCCTGAGCGCGTTGACCGCCGCGCTGCTGGTGGGCGGCATCGTGGGCGGAGGGCTGCTGACCAGGGCCTTGCGGCGCTCGATCACGGTCCCGCTGAACCGCGCGATCGAGCAGGCGGAACACATCACCCGGGGCGACCTGACGCATGCGATCCACGTCGACCGCGCCGATGAGACCGGCCGCCTGCTGCAGGCACTGCAGCGGATGCAGGACGGCCTGCAGCGCATGGCCGGCCAGGTGCGGGCCGGGTCGGATTCGATCGCCAGCACGACGCAGCAGATCGCCGCGGGCAATGCCGATCTGTCGCAGCGCACCGAGCAGCAGGCCTCGTCGCTGGAGGAAACGGCGTCGAGCATGGAGCAGTTGACCGGCATGGTGAAGCAGAACGCCGACCATGCGCGCCAGGCGAGTTCGCTGGCGGTCAATGCCTCCGATGTGGCCGTCAAAGGTGGCGAGGTGGTCTGTCGGGTGGTCGAGACCATGGCCGGCGTCAACGACAGCAGCAAGAAGATTGCCGACATCATCGGCGTGATCGAAGGGATTGCCTTCCAGACCAATATCCTGGCGCTCAACGCCGCCGTAGAAGCGGCGCGGGCGGGCGAGCAGGGCAGAGGGTTTGCGGTGGTGGCCGGCGAGGTGCGCAGTCTGGCGCAGCGCTCGGCGGGCGCGGCCAAGGAGATCAAAGAACTGATCTCCGACTCGGCCGGCCGGGTCGAGAACGGGACCACGCTGGTGGCCGAAGCCGGCACGGTGATCGACGAAGTGGTGGTGGCGGTCAAGCGCGTGACCGGCATCATGGGCGAGATCTCCGCCGCGTCGCAAGCGCAGAGCGAAGGCATTGCCCAGGTCAACCTCGCCGTGGCGCAGATGGACGAGGTCACGCAGCAGACCGCGGTACTGGTGGAGCAGGCGGCTGCGGCGGCCATGTCGCTGCAGGAGCAGGCCGACGGCCTGCGCGGTACGGTAGCGACCTTCCGCACCCGCGTGGATGCGCCGGCAGCGGCCGTGACGCAACCCGCGCGGCCCGTCGCCGCCGTGGCGAAGGCGCCGGCACGCGGCGGCGGCCGCGCGCGGCATCCGGTGCGCAAGGCAGCCGTGGCGCTGCCGGGCACAGCAAGCAGGGCCGCGTCGCCGTCGCCGGCGGCAGCGGTTTCGAACACGCGTCAAGCAGCGGCCAAGGCCGTTGCGCAGGCGCCGAAGAAGCCAGTTCCCAAACTCGTCGCGGCAGGAGGTGGCGAGAGCGACTGGGAAACCTTTTGA
- a CDS encoding chemotaxis protein CheW, producing MEVKERAIGEESGGEEYLAFTLGREEYGIDILKVQEIRGYETVTRIANAPEFIKGVINLRGIIVPIVDLRIKFELERVEYNQYTVVIILNLSDRVVGIVVDGVSDVLTLQSQQIKPAPEFSGALDTEYIRGLGSIDERMLILVDIEKLLMSADMALCDEAEAA from the coding sequence ATGGAAGTCAAGGAACGTGCGATCGGTGAAGAGAGCGGCGGGGAAGAATACCTGGCCTTCACCCTGGGTCGCGAGGAATACGGCATCGATATCCTGAAGGTCCAGGAGATCCGCGGCTACGAGACCGTGACGCGCATCGCCAACGCGCCCGAGTTCATCAAGGGCGTGATCAACCTGCGCGGCATCATCGTGCCGATCGTCGACCTGCGCATCAAGTTCGAGCTGGAGCGCGTCGAGTACAACCAGTACACCGTCGTCATCATCCTGAACCTGAGCGATCGCGTGGTCGGCATCGTGGTGGACGGCGTGTCGGACGTGCTGACGCTGCAGAGCCAGCAGATCAAGCCGGCGCCGGAGTTCTCGGGCGCGCTGGACACGGAATACATCCGTGGCCTGGGCTCGATCGATGAGCGCATGCTGATCCTGGTGGACATCGAGAAGCTGCTGATGTCGGCCGACATGGCGCTGTGCGACGAAGCCGAAGCGGCCTGA
- the cheA gene encoding chemotaxis protein CheA → MNLDLSQFFGAFFEEAEELLVDMERLLLDLDVANPSSDDLNAIFRCAHSIKGGAATFGFTHMTELTHVLESILDRARTGTLQLRENMVDAFLETKDVLKSQLEAYRHEHPIDTATLEYMVAKLNSLTAGEGAPAAPAPAAAAPAAAPAAVAEPQAEAKAPVSAEPAIGEIEGGLDIKLTDVSDEDCELIVTELKHLGTVLRHARSGRNSEIVLQSTCTPDDIIAVSCFIIDADQIVIAPHVAGQAPAAAAPAAPVAEADAPAAAVAAPVPAAAQTAAHAPAANEAARPAAAAAPVPSRPASAEKQAVAAETSIRVGVEKVDQLINLVGELVITQAMLAQTASAFDPVLNERLFAGLSQLTRNARDLQEAAMSIRMMPMDYVFNRFPRLVRDLAHKLGKQVELSTFGKSTELDKGLIERIIDPLTHLVRNSLDHGIETPEARTAAGKEATGQLLLSAAHQGGNIVIEVSDDGQGLNRDKILKKARERGLPVSDNMTDDEINQLIFAPGFSTADQVTDVSGRGVGMDVVKQNIQSMGGYVEIQSQRGKGTTIRIVLPLTLAILDGMSVKTGEEVFILPLSCVAESLQPRPEDIKAVPGGGRLLKVRNEYLTLVPLYERFRITPSIADPSEGIVVILDSEGKKIALQIDELVGQQQVVVKNLETNYRKVSGISGATILGDGSVALIIDVSALMRETRVGHSESAMRAVTAEKQEMANAAPGGRFSTEAMAAA, encoded by the coding sequence ATGAACCTCGATCTCAGCCAGTTTTTCGGCGCCTTCTTTGAAGAAGCGGAAGAGCTGCTCGTCGACATGGAGCGGCTGCTGCTCGATCTCGACGTCGCCAACCCATCCTCCGACGACCTGAACGCCATCTTCCGTTGCGCGCACTCCATCAAGGGCGGCGCTGCAACGTTCGGATTCACGCACATGACGGAACTGACGCATGTGCTCGAATCGATTCTGGACCGCGCACGCACGGGCACGCTGCAGCTGCGCGAGAACATGGTGGACGCCTTCCTGGAAACGAAAGACGTGTTGAAAAGCCAACTTGAAGCCTACCGGCACGAGCACCCGATCGATACCGCCACGCTCGAATACATGGTGGCGAAGCTCAACAGCCTGACCGCAGGGGAAGGCGCACCGGCGGCACCGGCACCGGCTGCCGCGGCACCCGCGGCCGCACCGGCGGCTGTCGCCGAACCGCAAGCTGAGGCGAAGGCCCCGGTATCCGCCGAACCGGCGATCGGCGAGATCGAGGGTGGGCTGGACATCAAGCTGACCGACGTGTCCGACGAGGACTGCGAGCTGATCGTCACCGAGCTCAAGCACCTGGGCACGGTGCTGCGCCACGCGCGCAGCGGCCGCAACAGTGAGATCGTGCTGCAGAGCACCTGCACGCCCGACGACATCATCGCGGTGAGCTGCTTCATCATCGACGCCGACCAGATTGTCATCGCGCCGCATGTGGCGGGCCAGGCGCCGGCCGCTGCCGCGCCGGCTGCGCCGGTGGCCGAGGCGGACGCCCCCGCTGCCGCCGTGGCTGCGCCGGTGCCGGCCGCCGCACAGACCGCGGCCCATGCGCCGGCGGCCAACGAAGCCGCGCGTCCGGCCGCTGCCGCCGCGCCGGTGCCGTCGCGTCCGGCCAGCGCCGAGAAGCAGGCCGTGGCCGCCGAGACCTCGATCCGCGTGGGCGTGGAGAAGGTCGATCAGCTCATCAACCTGGTCGGCGAACTCGTCATCACGCAGGCGATGCTGGCGCAGACGGCATCGGCATTCGACCCGGTGCTCAACGAGCGCCTGTTCGCGGGGCTGTCGCAGCTCACGCGCAATGCGCGCGATCTGCAGGAGGCCGCCATGTCCATCCGCATGATGCCGATGGACTATGTGTTCAACCGCTTCCCGCGCCTGGTGCGCGATCTGGCGCACAAGCTGGGCAAGCAGGTCGAGCTGTCGACCTTCGGCAAATCGACCGAGCTGGACAAGGGCCTGATCGAACGCATCATCGATCCGCTGACGCACCTGGTGCGCAACAGCCTGGACCACGGCATCGAGACGCCGGAGGCCCGTACGGCCGCCGGCAAGGAGGCCACCGGCCAGTTGCTGCTGTCCGCCGCGCACCAGGGCGGCAACATCGTGATCGAGGTGAGCGACGACGGCCAGGGCCTGAACCGCGACAAGATCCTGAAGAAGGCGCGCGAGCGCGGCCTGCCGGTGTCGGACAACATGACCGACGACGAGATCAACCAGTTGATCTTCGCGCCGGGCTTCTCCACCGCCGACCAGGTGACGGACGTGTCCGGCCGTGGCGTCGGCATGGACGTGGTCAAGCAGAACATCCAGTCGATGGGCGGCTATGTCGAGATCCAGTCGCAGCGCGGCAAGGGCACCACGATCCGCATCGTGCTGCCGCTGACGCTGGCGATCCTGGACGGCATGTCGGTCAAGACCGGCGAGGAAGTGTTCATCCTGCCGCTGTCGTGCGTGGCCGAATCGCTGCAGCCGCGTCCGGAAGACATCAAGGCGGTGCCCGGCGGCGGGCGCCTGCTCAAGGTGCGCAACGAATACCTGACGCTGGTGCCGCTGTACGAGCGCTTCCGCATCACGCCGTCGATTGCCGATCCGTCGGAGGGCATCGTGGTGATCCTGGATTCGGAAGGCAAGAAGATCGCCCTGCAGATCGACGAACTGGTCGGCCAGCAGCAGGTGGTGGTCAAGAACTTGGAGACCAACTACCGCAAGGTGTCGGGCATCTCGGGCGCGACCATCCTGGGCGACGGCAGCGTGGCGCTGATCATCGACGTGTCGGCGCTGATGCGCGAGACCCGCGTGGGCCATTCAGAAAGCGCCATGCGTGCCGTTACTGCCGAGAAGCAGGAGATGGCAAACGCAGCACCGGGCGGCCGGTTCTCGACCGAGGCGATGGCTGCCGCGTGA
- a CDS encoding response regulator, protein MSEKHILVVDDSTSIRRMIAACLRECGFAVTEAADGTAALAAVQQRTDGSHHLVITDQVMPSMDGLTLIRALRTLPAYADTPILMLTTEADSTIRDQARAAGATGFLPKPFDPDGLTDSVMQLLEWHAQTHGSTSTH, encoded by the coding sequence ATGAGCGAAAAACACATCCTGGTCGTGGACGATTCCACGTCGATCCGCCGCATGATCGCGGCCTGCCTGCGCGAATGCGGTTTCGCCGTGACGGAGGCCGCGGACGGCACCGCCGCGCTGGCCGCCGTGCAGCAGCGGACCGACGGCAGCCACCACCTCGTGATCACCGACCAGGTGATGCCGTCGATGGACGGCCTGACCCTGATCCGCGCGCTGCGCACGCTGCCGGCCTACGCCGACACGCCGATCCTGATGCTGACCACCGAGGCCGACAGCACCATCCGCGACCAGGCGCGCGCCGCCGGCGCCACGGGCTTTCTGCCCAAGCCGTTCGATCCGGACGGTTTAACGGATTCGGTGATGCAGCTGCTCGAATGGCACGCGCAGACCCACGGGTCCACGTCCACGCATTAA
- the motB gene encoding flagellar motor protein MotB, whose translation MSKSSTPTFIVIRRNKKGGHGHHGGAWKIAYADFVTAMMAFFLLMWLLSSVTKAELSSVETYFRTPLKVALFGGAGSGDQSSILQGSPAIKQNMPQPNPSPSPTVQRQRNIRDESDDAALNKLKQHIMEMIESNPVMNQFKHQLLIDMTSEGLRIQIVDQQNRPMFANASAEVQPYMRTILRELGAALNDVPNPISLSGHTDATQYATQNGYSNWELSADRANASRRELIAGGMKPEKVARVVGLEASVPLDKTDAFNPINRRISIVVLNNRTANAVRAGGIEPTADLRNDGKDTLTDAAARATGVAEAVGAKP comes from the coding sequence ATGAGCAAGTCCAGCACGCCGACCTTCATTGTGATCCGGCGCAACAAGAAAGGCGGGCACGGCCACCACGGTGGCGCGTGGAAGATCGCCTACGCCGATTTCGTGACCGCCATGATGGCGTTCTTCCTGCTGATGTGGCTGCTCAGCTCGGTGACCAAGGCCGAGCTGTCGTCGGTCGAAACGTATTTCCGCACGCCGCTGAAGGTGGCGCTGTTCGGCGGTGCGGGGTCGGGCGACCAGTCGAGCATCCTGCAGGGCAGTCCGGCCATCAAGCAGAACATGCCGCAGCCGAACCCGAGCCCGTCGCCGACGGTGCAGCGCCAGCGCAATATCCGCGACGAAAGCGATGACGCGGCGCTCAACAAGCTCAAGCAGCACATCATGGAGATGATCGAGTCGAACCCGGTGATGAACCAGTTCAAGCACCAGTTGCTGATCGACATGACCAGCGAGGGTTTGCGCATCCAGATCGTCGACCAGCAGAACCGTCCGATGTTCGCCAACGCCAGCGCCGAGGTGCAGCCCTACATGCGCACCATCCTGCGCGAGCTGGGCGCGGCGCTGAACGACGTGCCCAACCCGATCAGCCTGTCGGGCCACACCGATGCCACGCAGTACGCCACGCAGAACGGCTACAGCAACTGGGAACTGTCGGCCGACCGCGCCAATGCCTCGCGCCGCGAGCTGATCGCCGGCGGCATGAAGCCGGAGAAGGTGGCCCGCGTGGTGGGCCTGGAAGCCTCCGTGCCGCTGGACAAAACCGATGCGTTCAACCCGATCAACCGCCGCATCAGCATCGTCGTGCTCAACAACCGCACGGCCAACGCGGTGCGTGCCGGCGGCATCGAGCCGACCGCCGACCTGCGCAACGATGGCAAGGACACCTTGACCGACGCCGCCGCGCGCGCCACCGGCGTGGCCGAAGCAGTGGGCGCGAAGCCGTAA
- the motA gene encoding flagellar motor stator protein MotA: MLVAIGYIVILASVFGGYMLAGGHLGPLFQPTELLIIFGAGVGAFVVGNDKKAINATVKALPGLFKGSKYTKALYMEVMALLYVMLSKIRREGMMSIEADIESPHESALFSNYPAIQADHHALDFICDYLRLMVGGNLNPFQIEALMDQEIDTHHHEAEQPARIITKVGDAMPAFGIVAAVMGVVHTMGSVGLPPAELGKLIASALVGTFLGILLAYGFIGPLGSLLEQRAEESTKLFQCIKVTLLASMNGYAPAIAVEFGRKVLFSTERPSFAELEDHVRGAKTA, encoded by the coding sequence GTGCTAGTCGCCATCGGTTACATCGTGATTCTCGCCTCGGTGTTCGGCGGCTACATGCTGGCCGGCGGGCACCTGGGTCCTCTGTTCCAGCCGACCGAACTGCTGATCATCTTCGGCGCCGGCGTGGGCGCCTTCGTGGTCGGCAACGACAAGAAGGCGATCAACGCGACCGTCAAGGCACTGCCGGGCCTGTTCAAGGGCTCCAAGTACACCAAGGCGCTCTACATGGAAGTGATGGCATTGCTGTACGTGATGCTGTCCAAGATCCGCCGCGAGGGGATGATGTCGATCGAAGCCGACATCGAATCCCCGCACGAGAGCGCGCTGTTCTCCAACTATCCCGCCATCCAGGCCGACCACCACGCGCTCGATTTCATCTGCGATTACCTGCGCCTGATGGTCGGCGGCAACCTGAATCCGTTCCAGATCGAAGCGCTGATGGATCAGGAAATCGACACGCACCACCACGAGGCCGAGCAGCCGGCCCGCATCATCACCAAGGTGGGCGACGCCATGCCGGCCTTCGGCATCGTCGCCGCGGTGATGGGCGTGGTGCACACCATGGGTTCGGTCGGCCTGCCGCCGGCCGAACTGGGCAAGCTGATCGCCTCGGCGCTGGTCGGTACCTTCCTCGGCATTCTGCTGGCGTACGGCTTCATCGGACCGCTGGGTTCGCTGCTGGAGCAGCGCGCCGAGGAGTCGACCAAGCTGTTCCAGTGCATCAAGGTGACGCTGCTGGCCAGCATGAACGGCTACGCCCCGGCGATTGCCGTGGAGTTCGGCCGCAAGGTGCTGTTCTCCACCGAGCGTCCCTCGTTTGCCGAACTGGAAGACCATGTGCGCGGTGCCAAGACCGCATAG
- the flhC gene encoding flagellar transcriptional regulator FlhC: MRHTSVMNEVEQIHLAAELISLGARLQLLEQETTLSRERLVKLYKEIRGESPPKGMLPFSVDWFLTWSPNIHSSIFLNIYRFLGENSRSTGVRRLISAYKLYQEHIHVHEQEEVLSITRAWMMLKFFEGKMLHTVNCKRCTGHFVAHAEDLHHDYVCGVCQPPSRAGKKKRVAGQVDAVADKAIDA; encoded by the coding sequence ATGCGTCATACCAGCGTCATGAACGAAGTCGAGCAGATCCACCTGGCAGCGGAATTGATTTCGCTCGGTGCGCGTCTGCAGTTGCTGGAACAGGAAACCACGCTCAGCCGCGAGCGCCTGGTCAAGCTGTACAAGGAAATCCGTGGTGAATCGCCGCCCAAGGGCATGCTGCCGTTCTCCGTGGACTGGTTCCTGACCTGGTCGCCGAACATCCATTCGTCGATCTTCCTGAACATCTACCGTTTCCTGGGCGAGAACAGCCGCAGCACCGGTGTGCGGCGCCTGATCTCGGCCTACAAGCTGTACCAGGAACACATCCACGTGCACGAACAGGAAGAGGTGCTGTCGATCACCCGTGCGTGGATGATGTTGAAGTTCTTCGAGGGGAAGATGTTGCACACCGTGAATTGCAAGCGCTGCACCGGCCATTTCGTGGCCCATGCGGAAGACCTGCACCACGACTACGTGTGCGGCGTGTGCCAGCCGCCGTCACGCGCGGGCAAGAAAAAGCGCGTGGCTGGCCAGGTCGATGCGGTCGCGGACAAGGCGATCGACGCCTGA
- the flhD gene encoding flagellar transcriptional regulator FlhD has protein sequence MDTQDIVSEISELNLTYLMLAQQMLAKDRDAALFRLGISEELADILLTMSPAQIVKLASTNMLLCRFRFDDHAILGLVTQPHRDKGLQQSQMSILLARQAVEQIN, from the coding sequence ATGGACACCCAAGACATTGTTTCAGAGATCAGTGAACTGAATCTCACTTATCTGATGCTTGCCCAGCAGATGCTGGCCAAGGATCGCGATGCCGCCCTTTTTCGCCTCGGCATCTCGGAAGAACTGGCTGACATCCTGCTGACGATGTCGCCCGCGCAGATCGTCAAGCTGGCCAGCACCAACATGCTGCTGTGCCGTTTCCGCTTCGACGATCACGCCATCCTGGGTCTGGTGACCCAGCCGCACCGTGACAAGGGCCTGCAGCAATCGCAAATGTCGATTCTGCTCGCGCGTCAGGCGGTTGAGCAGATCAACTGA
- a CDS encoding FlxA-like family protein codes for MQLTSSSSSTTASTGAMGGSSSATQIEQLQRQLKTLQKSLADLPNQGLPASQLQQQQQLLSQQIQIVQAQIARLQSQKGLEQAEKQLENKQSTASGGNSAAAKAQVTSKVTGSSGAADVRQHAQPQSNHPASPAAIEPADPPQVSILA; via the coding sequence ATGCAACTGACATCCTCTTCCTCATCGACGACCGCATCCACCGGTGCCATGGGTGGGAGCAGCTCGGCCACCCAGATCGAACAGCTGCAACGCCAGTTGAAGACCCTGCAGAAGTCGCTCGCCGACCTCCCCAACCAGGGGCTGCCGGCCAGCCAACTCCAGCAGCAGCAGCAGTTGCTGAGCCAGCAGATCCAGATCGTGCAGGCCCAGATCGCCCGCCTGCAGTCCCAGAAGGGGCTCGAACAGGCCGAGAAGCAGCTGGAGAACAAGCAGTCGACCGCGTCCGGCGGCAACTCGGCGGCCGCCAAGGCGCAGGTCACCAGCAAGGTGACCGGCTCGTCCGGCGCGGCCGACGTGCGACAGCACGCACAACCGCAATCGAACCATCCGGCCAGCCCGGCCGCGATCGAGCCGGCCGACCCGCCGCAGGTCTCGATCCTGGCCTGA
- a CDS encoding ABC transporter substrate-binding protein — protein sequence MMQDRLRILLGTLAAVIMGAMGFAAHAQTGVTADSIVVGQSAPLSGAAAPLGQQLSLGARLYFNAVNAAGGIHGRKIDFRVLDDAFDPDLTTRNTRALINNAKAFALFGYVGTQSSLAAMKLANPEGIPFFAPYAGAQSLREPFVRNVFHVRAGFNDETAAIVQQIRVVGLKRIAVVHNDDAFGRAGLEGVHRALAFPANQGLVLAAQAGVGRYTTDVRAALATVLAQKPDVIVVVCGYQTVAALVQEAKAQGYAGQLYNLSLVGSNVQTKELGAAGNGVVISQVMPYPRKAATPIVREYQKLLKSNGITEFDYGSLEGYVAARAFVEGLRRAGRDLTRDKFIRALETMNHYDMDGFMLNFTPSNHLGSSFVDMTIVNAKGQVIR from the coding sequence ATGATGCAAGATCGATTGAGAATTCTGCTGGGAACACTGGCCGCCGTCATCATGGGCGCCATGGGATTCGCCGCCCACGCACAGACCGGCGTGACCGCCGACAGCATCGTCGTGGGCCAGTCCGCCCCGCTCAGCGGAGCGGCCGCGCCGCTGGGGCAGCAACTGAGCCTGGGAGCCCGGCTGTATTTCAATGCAGTCAACGCAGCGGGCGGCATCCACGGCCGCAAGATCGACTTCAGGGTATTGGATGATGCCTTCGATCCCGACCTCACCACGCGCAATACCCGAGCGCTGATCAACAACGCGAAGGCATTCGCGCTCTTCGGCTACGTGGGCACGCAAAGCAGCCTGGCCGCGATGAAGCTGGCCAATCCGGAAGGGATCCCGTTCTTTGCGCCGTACGCCGGTGCGCAGTCCTTGCGCGAACCCTTTGTCCGCAATGTCTTCCATGTGCGCGCCGGCTTCAATGACGAAACCGCGGCGATCGTTCAGCAGATCCGGGTCGTGGGCCTCAAGCGCATTGCCGTCGTCCACAATGACGACGCGTTCGGCAGGGCGGGATTGGAGGGCGTGCACCGAGCGCTGGCCTTCCCCGCCAACCAGGGCCTGGTGCTGGCCGCCCAGGCGGGCGTCGGGCGCTACACCACGGACGTCAGGGCCGCGCTGGCGACCGTGCTGGCCCAGAAGCCGGACGTCATCGTCGTGGTCTGCGGCTACCAGACCGTGGCGGCGCTTGTCCAAGAGGCCAAGGCGCAAGGCTATGCCGGCCAGCTCTACAACCTGTCGCTGGTCGGCAGCAACGTGCAGACCAAGGAACTGGGCGCGGCCGGAAACGGCGTCGTCATCTCCCAGGTCATGCCTTATCCGCGCAAGGCCGCCACGCCGATCGTCCGCGAATACCAGAAACTGCTCAAGTCCAACGGCATCACCGAGTTCGATTACGGCAGCCTGGAGGGCTATGTCGCCGCGCGCGCGTTTGTCGAGGGACTCCGACGGGCCGGCCGCGATCTCACCCGCGACAAGTTTATTCGTGCGCTCGAAACCATGAACCACTACGATATGGACGGCTTCATGCTCAATTTCACGCCAAGCAACCATCTTGGCTCAAGCTTTGTCGACATGACCATCGTCAACGCCAAGGGCCAGGTGATCCGCTGA
- a CDS encoding CaiB/BaiF CoA transferase family protein yields MQHDNESLPLAGIRVLEFTHLVMGPTCGMILADLGAEVIKIEPPGGDKTRGLPGPGIGLFRAFNRNKKSVVLDITTDEGRATARELAGRCDVVLENFRPGLMEQLGLDYAALSAAYPHLIYVSHKGFLPGPYEHRLALDEVVQMMGGLSYMTGPAGRPLRAGTSVNDIMGGMFGAIGVLAALRERERTGRGQEIQSALFENCVFLASQHMQQYAMTGEPPPPMPARALAWSVYDVFTLADGEQLFIGAVSDKQFATLCTVLGHPALLDNPQYATNALRVAVRTQLLEELGGILAGHDAKTLAPRLEAAGIPYAPIVRPDQLLDDPHLKASGGLVPMQMDDGSVGPTVLLPLLMGGRRPGVRSPLPQPGEHTDAVLAALQERTA; encoded by the coding sequence ATGCAACACGACAATGAATCCCTGCCGCTGGCCGGCATCCGCGTTCTCGAATTCACGCACCTGGTGATGGGCCCCACCTGCGGCATGATCCTGGCCGACCTGGGCGCCGAGGTCATCAAGATCGAGCCGCCCGGCGGCGACAAGACGCGCGGCCTGCCCGGGCCGGGCATCGGCCTGTTCCGCGCGTTCAACCGCAACAAGAAGAGCGTCGTGCTCGACATCACCACCGACGAGGGCCGCGCCACCGCCCGCGAGCTGGCCGGCCGGTGCGATGTGGTGCTGGAGAATTTCCGGCCCGGACTGATGGAACAGCTCGGGCTGGACTACGCCGCGCTGTCGGCGGCGTACCCGCACCTGATCTACGTGTCGCACAAGGGCTTCCTGCCGGGCCCTTACGAGCACCGGCTCGCGCTGGACGAAGTGGTGCAGATGATGGGCGGCCTGTCGTACATGACCGGCCCGGCCGGGCGTCCGCTGCGCGCCGGCACCTCGGTCAACGACATCATGGGCGGCATGTTCGGTGCGATCGGCGTGCTGGCGGCGCTGCGCGAGCGCGAGCGCACCGGGCGCGGGCAGGAGATCCAGAGCGCGCTGTTCGAGAACTGCGTGTTCCTCGCCTCGCAGCACATGCAGCAGTACGCGATGACCGGCGAGCCGCCCCCGCCGATGCCCGCGCGCGCGCTGGCCTGGAGCGTGTACGACGTCTTCACGCTGGCGGACGGCGAGCAGTTGTTCATCGGGGCGGTGAGCGACAAGCAGTTCGCCACGCTGTGCACGGTGCTGGGCCATCCGGCGCTGCTCGACAACCCGCAGTACGCCACCAATGCGCTGCGCGTGGCGGTGCGCACGCAATTGCTGGAGGAACTGGGCGGCATCCTCGCCGGCCACGATGCGAAGACGCTGGCACCGCGGCTGGAGGCGGCCGGCATCCCGTACGCGCCGATCGTGCGGCCGGATCAGTTGCTCGATGACCCGCACCTGAAGGCCAGCGGCGGCCTGGTGCCGATGCAGATGGACGATGGCTCGGTCGGGCCGACCGTGCTGCTGCCGCTGCTGATGGGCGGCCGGCGGCCGGGGGTGCGCAGTCCGTTGCCCCAACCCGGTGAACATACGGACGCGGTGCTCGCCGCCCTCCAGGAACGCACCGCCTGA